One stretch of Brachionichthys hirsutus isolate HB-005 unplaced genomic scaffold, CSIRO-AGI_Bhir_v1 contig_939, whole genome shotgun sequence DNA includes these proteins:
- the LOC137912699 gene encoding four-jointed box protein 1-like, which produces MRAVSANLFALLFLCALASVFYVWSALEDSLARRKRGFSAAPGGGSPHGGLPAEFSAKTFRALLAVPAAQRPRRLGAHNLTDQLVSVGNRDYHANRDDTRSARQEAAVTLMGPPVEGGIFWSEWLEELLPVGFKEEYTRAWQARARAERIVKLEPGCGRISNQLATFADGTKACVRYGINADQVQGEALTYYLAHLLGITNLPPLVLSRVSADSAQWSAVRARTGGLQWSDRAVVSLTEWVSNLTGVVTPAPLRQESSGLHPALRELWDKTPPELLELMQWTDLIAFDYLTANFDRLVSNLFSLQWDARVMERDTNNLLKTPRGDLVFIDNEAGLVHGFRVLNMWEKYHSAALDSVCVFRKRTARRVEELHRRRDSRRKLLELYRDSEPLSAELGFLSDEHAAVLQDRIDRLHKHILHCKGRYGQL; this is translated from the coding sequence ATGAGGGCTGTTTCAGCAAACTTATTCGCCCTGCTTTTCCTGTGCGCCCTTGCAAGTGTCTTCTACGTGTGGAGCGCGCTGGAGGACAGCTTGGCGCGTCGCAAGCGAGGCTTCTCTGCAGCGCCGGGCGGAGGCTCCCCCCACGGAGGACTTCCAGCGGAGTTCTCTGCCAAAACTTTCCGGGCTTTGCTCGCTGTCCCAGCGGCGCAGAGACCGCGCAGGCTCGGTGCGCACAATCTCACCGATCAGCTCGTCTCCGTGGGAAATCGCGATTACCACGCGAATAGGGATGACACGAGGTCAGCGCGGCAGGAGGCTGCGGTCACGCTGATGGGCCCCCCGGTGGAGGGAGGGATATTTTGGAGCGAGTGGCTGGAAGAGCTTCTGCCCGTGGGCTTCAAAGAGGAATATACTCGGGCATGGCAGGCGAGAGCTCGGGCAGAGCGCATCGTGAAGCTGGAGCCGGGATGCGGCAGGATCTCCAATCAGCTCGCCACGTTCGCAGATGGGACCAAGGCGTGCGTGCGTTACGGCATAAACGCGGATCAGGTGCAAGGAGAAGCGCTGACGTATTACCTTGCTCATTTGTTGGGCATCACGAACCTGCCTCCTCTCGTGCTATCCCGGGTGAGCGCCGACAGCGCGCAGTGGTCGGCGGTGAGGGCGCGGACCGGCGGCTTGCAGTGGAGCGATCGGGCCGTGGTTTCTCTCACCGAGTGGGTCTCCAACCTCACGGGGGTCGTCACACCCGCGCCGCTCAGACAGGAGAGCAGTGGGCTCCACCCTGCGCTCCGGGAGCTCTGGGACAAGACGCCACCGGAGCTGCTCGAGCTGATGCAGTGGACCGACCTGATCGCGTTCGACTACCTGACGGCGAACTTCGACAGGCTCGTCAGCAACCTGTTCAGCCTGCAGTGGGACGCGCGCGTCATGGAGAGGGACACGAACAACCTGCTGAAGACGCCGCGCGGCGACCTCGTGTTCATCGACAACGAGGCCGGACTCGTGCACGGCTTTCGCGTGTTGAACATGTGGGAGAAATATCACAGCGCGGCGCTGGACTCGGTGTGCGTGTTCAGGAAACGGACCGCGCGACGCGTGGAGGAGCTGCACCGACGCAGAGACTccaggaggaagctgctggagctctACAGAGACAGCGAGCCTTTGTCTGCGGAATTGGGGTTTCTGTCGGACGAGCACGCCGCTGTTCTCCAGGACAGGATAGACAgattacacaaacacattctgcaTTGCAAAGGGAGGTACGGCCAGCTGTGA